The proteins below come from a single Triticum aestivum cultivar Chinese Spring chromosome 5D, IWGSC CS RefSeq v2.1, whole genome shotgun sequence genomic window:
- the LOC123122464 gene encoding auxin-responsive protein SAUR36: MMSAKNLAQLAKKWQRVVAMGRKRLTSSTSGEETGGPCGTSCSPVAGKGHFVVYTTDGVRFEVPLAFLGTTVFDELLRMSQEEFGFTGVNSGRITLPCDTSMMEYAMCLLRRSVSPEVEAALLNSMTMPCHYHAEPHLGVSVHYGVCSS; the protein is encoded by the coding sequence ATGATGAGTGCCAAGAACCTCGCTCAGCTGGCCAAGAAGTGGCAGAGGGTGGTGGCTATGGGGAGGAAGAGGCTCACCTCATCAACATCAGGGGAGGAAACCGGAGGGCCGTGCGGCACGTCGTGCTCGCCTGTGGCTGGCAAGGGCCACTTCGTCGTGTACACTACCGACGGTGTGAGGTTCGAGGTGCCGCTTGCGTTCCTCGGCACGACCGTCTTCGACGAGCTGTTGAGGATGtcccaagaggagttcggcttcaCAGGCGTTAACAGTGGCAGAATCACGCTGCCCTGTGACACATCAATGATGGAGTATGCCATGTGCTTGCTCAGGAGAAGTGTGTCCCCAGAGGTGGAGGCTGCGCTCCTCAACAGCATGACGATGCCATGCCACTATCATGCGGAGCCACATCTGGGAGTTAGTGTGCATTATGGTGTCTGCAGCTCCTGA
- the LOC123122465 gene encoding auxin-responsive protein SAUR36 — protein MASAKRLAQLAKKLQRVEALRRKRLTVSAKEDQKCYSSVPAKGHCVMYTADGGRFEVPLEYLSTTVFGELLRMSQEEFGFASNGEITLPCDAAVMEYAMCLLRRKASAEVQSALLSSMVTSCHYTGCVMPTVGASNQIYCL, from the coding sequence ATGGCCAGTGCCAAGAGACTTGCTCAATTGGCGAAGAAGTTGCAGAGGGTGGAAGCACTTAGGAGGAAGAGGCTCACGGTGTCAGCCAAAGAAGATCAAAAGTGCTACAGTTCTGTACCAGCCAAGGGCCACTGTGTCATGTACACGGCTGATGGGGGGCGTTTTGAGGTCCCGTTGGAGTACCTCAGCACGACGGTATTCGGCGAGCTCCTGAGGATGTCCCAGGAGGAGTTTGGCTTTGCGAGCAATGGCGAGATCACACTGCCCTGTGATGCTGCAGTGATGGAGTATGCCATGTGCTTGCTCAGGAGAAAGGCCTCCGCCGAGGTCCAGAGTGCATTGCTGAGCTCTATGGTGACGTCTTGCCACTACACTGGCTGTGTGATGCCTACTGTTGGAGCCAGCAACCAGATTTACTGTTTGTAG